Proteins encoded in a region of the uncultured Paludibaculum sp. genome:
- a CDS encoding TonB-dependent receptor: MRNGRASAVTGVLLSISITGLMFMGVNSPNASAQVLYGSIVGTITDQSGALVVKAAVRVTNTSTGLTRQASTDETGYYAIQNLMEGSYDLSITASGFKTVTQKGVAVRINNTTRTDVSLEVGGVAESITVEASTAALQTSKADVNTNIEAQAVTSLPLSGYRNYQTLMNLVPGATPVQFQNAVIDTPQRDLSTNINGQERGANNTRVDGAANILVTMPHHMVYVPPVESIEEVNISTNNFDADQGMTGGAAVTVSTKSGTNSFHGSAFGFNANNVTRAMLWDENRTGTTKKPNGNRNIVGGSLGGPIKRGKLFFFTDWEGTFERVGRSSLFSVPTDDFRAGDFSRKLGSQILDAQGRQISVPTTEGGLTALREGMVFDPYSGNLDGTGRAVFSSNGRLNVIPSSRFNAPMQKLLALVPHANQSGDLSNYFNQGTQRLNRNNLDAKINWNRNAKNQIWGKYSVMNALVHGDFGLGGAGGGCLCDGGVGDGHTLTQLAAIGQTYTVSPTFLIDGTLGWTRFGQNVQSPDLGTNFGLDVLGIPGTNGPDPKESGMPAFYVSDYSGFGNTEGWNPLYRNDQSITFNTNASWMKGKHDIRFGFEFLHHLMNHWQPELGEGPRGAFYFASGLTALNPAALEQTVGFQAGTPSFEETWNGMGAFLLGASNEAGKSSQFIKMNSMENVYALYVRDRWRVSQKLTLSLGLRWELYPTRTRSAGMGVESYDPTTNEVLVGGYGGIPRDAGVGFSKKLFAPRIGLAYQLGNNTVIRSGYGITYHSHPWGAQALRGWYPLTLVSVFDGVNGYQPVTTDPNYVKAGVPNQPLGSNVGIIPICCPDISKGRIPLPASDEMGYPVANEQMKRGYIQSWNFIVEHKLPGELLASLGYVASASVNGFAFLDINASQIPGSGNDGRLLYQRFGRTATTREWNGRTHSTYHSLQASANRRLTGGLMIKAAYTYSHSIDMASYGDWTGFNWNAASVFDRNRANSNFNIPHMFQLGYVYELPFGATKKWAKSGVSAAILGDWQFNGLFAAYQGRQFTVTASGSSLNMPGNLQTADQIKPDVAKLGLVGDDGTWFDTTAFARPTGVRFGTVGRNTMHGPGVINTDLSLYRTFKITEQVNVQFRGESFNLSNTPHFASPNSSANSSNFGRILATQSGDAMGRSREFRFGLRVGF; this comes from the coding sequence ATGCGAAACGGGAGAGCGTCTGCTGTGACTGGGGTCCTGCTGTCGATCTCGATCACCGGCCTCATGTTTATGGGCGTCAATTCGCCCAATGCTTCAGCGCAAGTACTTTACGGTTCCATCGTCGGAACCATTACAGACCAGTCCGGCGCCTTGGTTGTCAAGGCTGCTGTCAGGGTCACAAACACATCCACCGGCTTGACGCGCCAAGCGTCCACGGACGAAACCGGGTACTACGCGATTCAGAACCTGATGGAGGGCAGCTATGACCTGTCCATCACCGCGTCTGGATTCAAGACTGTCACCCAGAAGGGCGTGGCTGTTCGCATCAACAACACCACGCGCACGGACGTAAGCCTCGAGGTGGGCGGTGTCGCAGAGTCCATCACAGTGGAGGCGAGCACTGCCGCTCTTCAGACCAGTAAAGCGGACGTCAACACAAACATTGAGGCACAAGCGGTCACGAGCCTGCCTCTCTCCGGCTACCGCAACTACCAGACACTGATGAATCTGGTTCCAGGCGCCACGCCTGTGCAGTTTCAGAATGCCGTGATCGATACCCCACAACGCGACTTGAGCACCAACATCAACGGCCAGGAACGTGGGGCCAACAACACGCGAGTGGACGGCGCGGCCAACATTCTGGTCACGATGCCCCATCACATGGTCTACGTACCGCCGGTCGAGAGTATCGAAGAGGTCAATATCTCGACAAACAACTTCGATGCGGATCAGGGCATGACCGGCGGCGCGGCCGTGACAGTCTCTACAAAATCCGGCACAAACAGTTTCCACGGTAGCGCGTTTGGTTTCAACGCAAACAATGTCACACGCGCCATGCTTTGGGACGAGAACCGCACCGGAACCACCAAGAAACCGAACGGGAACCGGAACATTGTCGGCGGCAGCCTCGGCGGGCCCATCAAGAGAGGCAAGCTATTCTTCTTCACGGACTGGGAAGGCACATTCGAGCGCGTAGGGCGGTCGAGCCTGTTCTCCGTTCCGACGGACGATTTCCGCGCGGGCGACTTCAGCAGAAAACTTGGATCTCAGATTCTGGATGCACAGGGACGACAGATCTCGGTGCCCACAACCGAAGGTGGTTTGACGGCGCTGCGGGAAGGGATGGTCTTCGATCCTTACTCGGGCAACCTCGACGGCACGGGGCGCGCGGTGTTCTCCAGCAATGGACGTCTCAATGTGATTCCGAGCTCGCGGTTCAACGCCCCAATGCAGAAATTGCTAGCTCTGGTCCCGCATGCGAACCAGTCCGGCGATCTGAGCAACTATTTCAATCAGGGCACACAGCGCCTGAATCGTAACAACCTCGATGCGAAGATCAACTGGAACCGGAATGCGAAGAATCAGATTTGGGGCAAGTACAGCGTGATGAATGCGCTGGTTCACGGTGACTTCGGCCTGGGCGGAGCCGGCGGCGGATGCCTATGCGATGGTGGCGTCGGTGACGGCCACACGCTCACGCAGTTGGCCGCCATCGGGCAGACGTATACGGTCTCGCCGACGTTCCTGATTGACGGCACGCTGGGCTGGACGCGATTCGGGCAGAACGTGCAGTCGCCGGACCTCGGCACGAACTTCGGGCTCGACGTACTGGGGATTCCGGGCACCAACGGCCCGGATCCGAAAGAAAGCGGCATGCCGGCCTTTTACGTTTCCGACTACTCCGGTTTCGGCAATACCGAGGGCTGGAACCCGCTCTACCGCAACGATCAGTCGATCACGTTTAACACCAACGCCAGTTGGATGAAGGGCAAACACGATATCCGGTTTGGCTTCGAGTTTCTGCACCACCTGATGAATCACTGGCAACCGGAACTCGGCGAGGGCCCCCGTGGCGCGTTCTACTTCGCATCCGGCCTGACAGCGCTGAACCCCGCCGCTCTGGAACAAACCGTCGGGTTCCAGGCCGGCACTCCGTCTTTCGAAGAGACCTGGAACGGCATGGGTGCGTTCCTGCTTGGCGCCTCCAATGAGGCCGGGAAGAGCAGCCAGTTCATCAAGATGAACAGCATGGAGAACGTGTATGCCCTGTACGTTCGCGACCGCTGGCGCGTGAGCCAGAAGCTCACGCTCAGCCTAGGGTTGAGATGGGAGCTTTATCCCACGCGGACGCGTTCGGCCGGCATGGGTGTCGAGTCGTATGACCCCACGACCAACGAGGTCCTGGTCGGCGGATATGGCGGTATCCCGAGAGACGCAGGGGTAGGCTTCAGCAAGAAATTGTTCGCCCCGCGCATCGGGCTTGCTTATCAACTGGGCAACAACACGGTGATCCGGAGCGGTTATGGCATCACCTACCACTCGCATCCGTGGGGTGCGCAGGCCTTGCGCGGCTGGTACCCCCTGACGCTCGTCTCCGTATTTGACGGCGTCAATGGCTACCAACCGGTGACGACCGATCCAAATTACGTCAAGGCGGGTGTCCCGAATCAGCCATTGGGTTCGAATGTCGGCATCATCCCGATCTGCTGTCCGGATATCAGCAAAGGCAGGATTCCACTGCCCGCGTCGGACGAGATGGGTTATCCAGTCGCCAACGAGCAGATGAAACGGGGCTACATCCAATCGTGGAACTTCATCGTCGAGCACAAGCTGCCGGGTGAGCTTCTGGCGTCGCTTGGATATGTTGCGTCGGCATCGGTGAACGGCTTCGCGTTCCTGGACATCAACGCTTCGCAGATACCGGGATCGGGTAACGACGGCCGCCTGCTCTATCAAAGATTCGGGCGTACGGCGACCACGCGGGAGTGGAACGGGCGAACCCATAGCACCTATCACTCGCTGCAGGCCTCGGCGAACCGCCGACTAACCGGTGGCCTGATGATCAAAGCGGCGTACACCTATTCGCACTCCATCGACATGGCCAGCTATGGTGACTGGACAGGGTTCAACTGGAACGCGGCGAGCGTGTTTGACCGCAACCGAGCGAACTCGAATTTCAACATTCCGCACATGTTCCAGCTTGGTTATGTCTACGAGCTCCCGTTCGGCGCGACCAAGAAGTGGGCCAAGAGCGGAGTATCCGCCGCGATACTTGGCGATTGGCAGTTCAACGGCCTCTTCGCCGCCTACCAGGGACGGCAGTTCACCGTTACCGCGTCCGGGTCCAGCCTAAATATGCCGGGCAACCTCCAGACCGCGGACCAGATCAAGCCCGACGTGGCAAAGCTGGGACTGGTAGGCGACGACGGAACCTGGTTCGACACCACCGCATTTGCCCGACCGACCGGTGTCCGCTTTGGCACAGTCGGGCGCAACACCATGCATGGGCCCGGTGTGATCAATACGGACCTGAGCCTGTACCGCACGTTCAAGATTACGGAACAGGTGAATGTGCAATTCCGCGGGGAGTCGTTCAACCTGAGCAATACTCCGCACTTCGCTAGCCCGAATAGCAGCGCCAACAGCTCCAATTTCGGGCGAATCCTGGCAACGCAATCGGGGGATGCGATGGGCCGCTCCCGGGAGTTCCGCTTCGGTTTGCGTGTGGGCTTCTGA
- a CDS encoding CusA/CzcA family heavy metal efflux RND transporter — translation MHTIVDWALRYRAIVLLCVVLIVVFGIYSLQRLPIDAVPDITPNQVLVLTRAPSLSPVEVEQFLTFPIETAMTGLPGIERIQSVSKNGLSYVAIYFKEDVDTYFARRLVMERLPQARENIPAGMGVPEMGPIATGLGEIYQFKVTGPGHSLMELRSILDWDIGPKLRSVPGIVEVNTHGGELKTYEIQVDSNKLMAYHVPLEKLISSLEKNNANAGGAYLERLEEQSLIRGEALITSLADIEKIVVGVSPSGTPILVRNLGSVRFAPMVRQGFATQDGKGEIVVGVAMMLIGENSRIVADRVKAKLADIQRTLPTGVQVEPLYDRTDLVRRTIGTVTRNLIEGGLLVVAVLLLLLGSLKGGIMVSLAIPLSMLVAFAGMVQANISGNLMSLGAIDFGLIVDGSVVMVENILRRLGHRKPDEEPVGLIRRAAQEVARPTFFGVLIIVLVYVPILSLSGVEGKMFRPMAMTVLFALAASLVIAVVLMPVLSSYVFRTQVSEKQTWLMRKAEAAYVPVLRRVLRFPVMTAAAGAVVFLASLAAVPYLGAEFIPTLDEGSIVVMMYRVPGISVIESMHGNEIIENVLKEFPEVRSVYCRTGRPEVATDPMAIDQSDVYVFLKPTSEWPRARTKDELIVAMRAKLEEHAPGAGYSFSQPIQMRMQELMESGVRSDIAVKLYGDDLNILRQKADQIAAIVAKIPGAADVRAERVAGLPYLRIRVRRDAVARHDLDAADVLNTVEAIGGKVVGHVVESNRRFPLQIRFEQAHRDSVDSIRNLMIGDNEGHFIPLAQLADVFEESGPAQISRENAQRRISVEVNVRGRDLGSFVSEASRTVAGKVQLPAGYSMDWGGKFEQLESASRRLAITVPAVLLLIFVLLYFNFGSFVPATLISLNVPLAATGGIAALLLCGMPFSISAGVGFIALFGIAVLNGIVLLTYVIETHKSGTPLEEAVETGARTRLRPVLMTALVASLGFIPMALSHGAGAEVQRPLATVVIGGLVTSTALTLLVLPAAYLWIERRRNRAR, via the coding sequence ATGCACACCATTGTCGATTGGGCTCTTCGTTACCGCGCCATCGTTCTTCTCTGCGTCGTCCTGATCGTTGTGTTTGGAATCTACTCACTCCAGCGCCTTCCGATCGACGCCGTTCCGGACATCACCCCCAACCAGGTGCTGGTGCTTACGCGCGCGCCCAGCCTCTCCCCCGTCGAGGTCGAGCAGTTCCTCACGTTCCCGATTGAGACCGCGATGACGGGGCTGCCTGGCATCGAACGGATTCAGTCGGTCTCGAAGAACGGCCTCTCCTACGTTGCCATCTACTTCAAAGAAGACGTCGACACCTACTTCGCCCGCCGGCTGGTGATGGAGCGTCTTCCGCAAGCTCGCGAGAACATCCCCGCGGGCATGGGCGTGCCCGAGATGGGCCCCATCGCGACGGGGCTCGGCGAGATCTACCAGTTCAAGGTCACGGGCCCAGGGCACTCGCTGATGGAACTGCGGAGCATCCTCGATTGGGACATCGGTCCCAAGTTGCGATCCGTCCCCGGAATTGTCGAGGTGAACACACATGGAGGAGAACTGAAGACCTACGAGATCCAGGTGGACAGCAACAAACTGATGGCGTATCACGTGCCCCTGGAGAAGCTGATTTCCTCTCTCGAGAAGAACAACGCAAACGCCGGAGGGGCCTACCTGGAGAGGCTTGAGGAGCAGTCGTTGATTCGCGGCGAAGCCCTCATTACGAGCCTCGCCGACATCGAGAAAATCGTGGTCGGAGTGTCGCCCAGCGGCACGCCGATCCTCGTCCGCAACCTGGGTTCAGTTCGCTTTGCGCCCATGGTTCGTCAGGGCTTTGCGACGCAGGACGGCAAAGGAGAGATTGTGGTCGGCGTTGCCATGATGCTGATCGGGGAGAACTCCAGAATTGTGGCCGACCGTGTGAAGGCGAAACTTGCCGATATCCAGCGCACCCTGCCCACTGGTGTCCAGGTGGAACCGCTATATGACCGGACCGACCTTGTCCGGCGTACGATCGGCACCGTTACCCGGAACCTCATCGAGGGCGGATTGCTGGTGGTGGCGGTGCTGCTGTTGTTGTTGGGTAGCCTGAAAGGCGGGATCATGGTGTCGCTCGCGATCCCCCTTTCCATGCTGGTAGCTTTCGCCGGCATGGTGCAGGCCAACATCTCGGGCAACCTCATGAGCCTGGGCGCCATCGACTTTGGGCTCATCGTCGATGGCTCCGTTGTAATGGTCGAGAACATACTTCGTCGTCTCGGCCACCGCAAACCGGACGAGGAACCGGTGGGGCTGATTCGCCGGGCGGCTCAAGAGGTGGCGCGTCCCACCTTCTTCGGAGTGCTGATCATCGTTCTGGTTTACGTTCCCATTCTTTCCTTGAGCGGCGTGGAGGGAAAGATGTTCCGGCCCATGGCAATGACCGTCCTGTTTGCCCTGGCTGCGTCATTGGTGATTGCGGTTGTCCTAATGCCGGTTCTCAGTTCCTACGTCTTCCGGACGCAGGTTAGTGAGAAGCAGACATGGCTGATGCGGAAGGCGGAGGCTGCCTATGTGCCGGTGCTGCGCCGCGTGCTCCGGTTTCCGGTGATGACTGCGGCCGCTGGGGCGGTGGTTTTCCTTGCGTCGCTGGCGGCGGTGCCCTACCTGGGTGCGGAGTTCATCCCAACTCTGGATGAGGGCTCGATCGTGGTAATGATGTACCGCGTACCTGGCATATCCGTCATCGAGTCGATGCACGGCAACGAGATCATCGAGAACGTGCTGAAGGAGTTTCCTGAGGTGCGGTCGGTCTACTGCCGCACTGGGCGGCCTGAGGTCGCAACAGATCCCATGGCGATCGACCAGAGTGACGTGTATGTGTTCCTGAAGCCCACGTCCGAATGGCCCCGCGCGCGAACGAAGGACGAGCTGATCGTCGCCATGAGGGCCAAGCTCGAGGAGCATGCACCGGGCGCGGGGTACAGCTTCTCGCAGCCCATCCAAATGCGCATGCAGGAGCTGATGGAGTCCGGTGTCCGGTCGGACATCGCCGTGAAGCTCTATGGCGATGATCTGAACATCCTCCGCCAGAAGGCTGATCAGATTGCCGCGATCGTGGCGAAGATTCCCGGCGCGGCCGACGTGCGGGCCGAGCGTGTCGCAGGTCTGCCGTATCTCCGGATACGGGTTCGCCGCGACGCGGTAGCGCGCCACGATCTGGATGCAGCCGATGTGCTGAACACGGTGGAGGCGATCGGCGGCAAGGTGGTGGGGCACGTAGTGGAGTCCAATAGACGCTTTCCATTGCAGATTCGCTTTGAACAGGCTCACCGGGACAGTGTCGACTCCATCCGGAATCTGATGATCGGAGACAACGAAGGGCACTTCATTCCACTGGCTCAGCTCGCCGACGTTTTCGAGGAGAGCGGACCGGCGCAGATCAGCCGGGAGAACGCACAGCGCCGCATCTCCGTGGAGGTCAACGTGCGCGGACGGGATCTGGGCAGCTTCGTTTCCGAGGCCAGCCGCACGGTCGCCGGTAAGGTTCAGTTACCTGCCGGCTACTCCATGGACTGGGGCGGAAAGTTCGAGCAGTTGGAGAGCGCATCCCGGCGTCTCGCAATCACCGTGCCCGCTGTCCTGCTGCTCATCTTTGTGCTGCTGTACTTCAACTTCGGCTCGTTTGTGCCGGCCACGCTGATCTCACTGAATGTCCCTCTCGCGGCAACGGGCGGGATCGCGGCCCTCCTGCTGTGTGGGATGCCCTTCAGTATCTCGGCCGGTGTGGGGTTCATTGCTCTCTTCGGTATAGCGGTGCTGAACGGCATTGTGCTTCTGACCTACGTCATCGAGACGCACAAATCCGGAACTCCGCTGGAAGAGGCGGTGGAGACAGGAGCGCGGACGCGCTTGCGTCCAGTACTGATGACGGCGCTTGTGGCCAGTCTCGGCTTCATCCCGATGGCGCTCTCGCACGGCGCGGGCGCCGAAGTGCAGCGGCCACTGGCGACTGTGGTTATCGGCGGACTGGTCACCTCTACTGCATTGACGCTGCTAGTCCTGCCGGCGGCCTACCTGTGGATCGAGCGCCGACGCAACAGGGCTCGGTAG
- a CDS encoding 2-dehydropantoate 2-reductase, with translation MATTDHFPPVTVVGAGAVGCYFGAMLARSGVRVKFVGRAPHVEAIVREGLLLDRLHVQERIPVAATTSMAEGVRDAGVILFCVKSVSTESAAREMQPFLAPDTVILSFQNGIDNPDRIYSAIQVHAIPTAVYVAAEMTAPGCVTHTGRGDLIIGYREGWPHRPDLGPLAAMFEQAEVPCRISSDIAADLWAKMVMNCAYNALSALTRAQYGRMVQSEAVRAFGVRVIAETVAVARAEGVSLSEQAMVEAAFRLAEKMTRATSSMAQDLARGRPTEIDSLNGYVVRRGKALGIATPASEILVAMIKLLEESVLNGRSI, from the coding sequence ATGGCGACAACTGACCATTTCCCGCCGGTCACGGTGGTGGGCGCGGGCGCCGTTGGGTGCTATTTCGGAGCAATGCTGGCTCGCTCCGGTGTGCGCGTCAAGTTCGTCGGACGCGCGCCGCACGTGGAGGCTATCGTCCGAGAGGGTTTGCTGCTCGACCGTCTGCACGTCCAGGAGCGCATCCCTGTCGCGGCAACCACCAGCATGGCGGAGGGCGTCCGTGATGCCGGAGTGATTCTCTTCTGCGTGAAGTCGGTCAGCACCGAATCCGCGGCTCGTGAGATGCAGCCTTTTCTTGCGCCGGACACGGTAATATTGAGTTTTCAGAACGGGATCGACAATCCCGACCGCATCTATTCGGCGATTCAGGTGCACGCCATTCCGACAGCGGTGTATGTGGCCGCCGAAATGACCGCGCCAGGCTGTGTGACCCACACTGGCCGCGGCGACTTGATCATTGGCTACCGAGAGGGATGGCCCCACCGGCCCGATCTGGGACCGCTGGCCGCCATGTTCGAACAGGCCGAAGTGCCCTGCCGGATTTCGAGCGACATCGCGGCCGACCTGTGGGCCAAGATGGTAATGAACTGCGCCTACAACGCTCTTTCAGCTCTCACACGAGCGCAGTATGGCCGCATGGTCCAGTCCGAAGCGGTGCGCGCTTTCGGTGTGCGTGTCATCGCAGAGACGGTGGCGGTGGCGCGAGCCGAGGGTGTCTCGCTCTCGGAGCAGGCTATGGTGGAGGCGGCGTTTCGCCTGGCTGAAAAGATGACCCGGGCTACCTCCTCGATGGCGCAGGATCTCGCCCGTGGCCGGCCCACGGAGATCGACTCTCTCAACGGCTACGTGGTCCGGCGCGGCAAGGCCTTGGGCATCGCCACTCCGGCGAGCGAGATTCTGGTTGCGATGATCAAGCTGCTGGAGGAGTCCGTCCTCAATGGGCGATCGATCTGA